From a region of the Actinomadura luzonensis genome:
- a CDS encoding M16 family metallopeptidase, giving the protein MITRVTLGNGLRVVIEEERSVPVAGVAVHYDVGFRAEAEHASGLAHLFEHLMFQGHFQQVERVGGICNASTRQDYTDFYTVVPSGSVAAVIALEAGRMRAPEITERAVRTQVSVIREEILGKTRRPYGGFPWPRISPVLFRSFANAHDGYGDHAALQHVTVADCAEFFERHYGPGDAVLTVAGDVEPEEVLALVERAFGGIPGRPRAARASYAEPEPAGQVTARHADPLAPLPALALGHRVPDPAAGPAAHVALSVLAGVLTGGVRSRLTERLHRDTGHDVTFSARTGLFDLLDARDPDLWLLTAIHPAALPAQRMLAAVDAELRALAAGGPTREELRRCRNAWSLSHHRSMDALADRVRMLGRFELLFGDPGLAARLPELYAAVDAEDVAAAARGLRPDSRALLTITPGRDR; this is encoded by the coding sequence GTGATCACCCGTGTGACGCTGGGCAACGGGCTGCGGGTCGTCATCGAGGAGGAGCGCTCCGTGCCCGTGGCGGGCGTGGCCGTGCACTACGACGTCGGCTTCCGCGCGGAGGCCGAGCACGCCTCCGGCCTGGCCCACCTGTTCGAGCACCTCATGTTCCAGGGCCACTTCCAGCAGGTCGAACGGGTCGGAGGGATCTGCAACGCCTCGACCCGCCAGGACTACACCGACTTCTACACCGTGGTCCCGTCCGGCTCGGTCGCGGCGGTGATCGCGCTGGAGGCGGGCCGCATGCGCGCCCCGGAGATCACCGAGCGGGCGGTGCGCACCCAGGTGTCGGTGATCAGGGAGGAGATCCTGGGCAAGACGCGCCGGCCGTACGGCGGGTTCCCCTGGCCGCGCATCTCGCCCGTGTTGTTCCGCTCCTTCGCCAACGCCCACGACGGCTACGGGGACCACGCGGCGCTCCAGCACGTGACCGTCGCCGACTGCGCGGAGTTCTTCGAACGGCACTACGGGCCGGGCGACGCCGTCCTGACGGTCGCCGGCGACGTCGAGCCTGAGGAGGTGCTGGCGCTCGTCGAGCGGGCCTTCGGCGGCATCCCGGGGCGTCCCCGGGCCGCGCGGGCCTCGTACGCGGAGCCGGAACCGGCCGGGCAGGTCACGGCCCGGCACGCCGACCCGCTGGCGCCGCTGCCCGCGCTCGCGCTCGGTCACCGGGTGCCCGACCCGGCGGCCGGGCCCGCCGCCCACGTCGCGCTGTCCGTCCTGGCCGGGGTGCTGACCGGCGGCGTGCGGTCCCGGCTGACGGAGAGGCTGCACCGGGACACCGGCCACGACGTCACCTTCTCGGCGCGCACCGGGCTGTTCGACCTCCTGGACGCCCGCGACCCCGACCTGTGGCTGCTCACCGCGATCCACCCGGCGGCCCTGCCGGCGCAGCGGATGCTGGCCGCCGTGGACGCCGAGCTCCGCGCGCTCGCCGCCGGCGGGCCCACGCGGGAGGAGCTGCGCCGCTGCCGTAATGCCTGGTCGTTGTCCCACCACCGGTCCATGGACGCGCTCGCCGACCGGGTGCGCATGCTGGGCCGCTTCGAGCTGCTGTTCGGCGATCCCGGGCTGGCCGCCCGCCTGCCCGAGCTGTACGCGGCCGTGGACGCCGAGGACGTGGCGGCGGCGGCCCGCGGTCTGCGCCCCGACTCCCGCGCGCTGCTGACGATCACCCCGGGGAGGGACCGATGA
- a CDS encoding M16 family metallopeptidase codes for MTADRTLANGLRVLAIKHGRAPVAEARLILPAPCRTRETLAESVLLAACLSRGRVAEHGMELDVAADVHQLTATLSGPLDDLDTLVRGLADVARGVPAEVDAARGQLVARLALLRANPDLAMRAELARHLFGGHPVAFPMPGDDELAAIAEPRHRPAGPRGAVLVILAPDDPDRLADACERAFEGWQDASPLPPLPPLPGIGRGRLLPLPTPGAPQSRIRLRAPGVTVADERYPALFLARDILGGSLSSRLSRSLREDKGYVYGVTAFFDHHPGAGFLSIEADTATATTRPALDVLFAELDRMRTHPPTADEIEAARAYALGSAAVRLAPAVKLAGALAGLAAKAVDPLLLLGFPRRLAAVTPESVVEAAGRFFAPGSFSGVVAADPGELTGLR; via the coding sequence ATGACCGCGGACCGCACACTGGCGAACGGGCTGCGGGTGCTGGCGATCAAGCACGGCAGGGCCCCGGTGGCCGAGGCCCGCCTGATCCTGCCCGCCCCCTGCCGCACCCGGGAGACGCTGGCGGAGTCGGTCCTGCTGGCGGCCTGCCTGTCCCGGGGGCGGGTCGCCGAGCACGGGATGGAGCTGGACGTCGCGGCCGACGTCCACCAGCTGACCGCCACCCTGTCGGGCCCGCTGGACGACCTGGACACGCTGGTCCGGGGGCTGGCGGACGTGGCGCGCGGGGTGCCCGCCGAGGTCGACGCGGCGCGCGGGCAGCTGGTCGCGCGGCTCGCGCTGCTGCGCGCGAACCCCGACCTCGCGATGCGCGCGGAGCTGGCGCGGCACCTGTTCGGCGGGCATCCGGTGGCCTTCCCCATGCCGGGCGACGACGAGCTGGCCGCAATCGCCGAGCCGCGGCACCGGCCGGCGGGGCCGCGCGGCGCCGTCCTGGTGATCCTCGCGCCGGACGATCCGGACCGGCTGGCCGACGCGTGCGAGCGCGCGTTCGAGGGCTGGCAGGACGCCTCGCCGCTGCCGCCGCTGCCGCCGCTGCCCGGGATCGGGCGGGGCCGCCTGCTGCCGCTGCCCACGCCGGGCGCGCCGCAGTCGCGCATCCGCCTGCGCGCGCCGGGCGTGACCGTGGCGGACGAGCGTTACCCCGCGCTGTTCCTGGCCCGCGACATCCTGGGCGGCTCGCTGTCCTCCCGGCTCTCCCGCAGCCTGCGCGAGGACAAAGGCTACGTGTACGGCGTCACGGCGTTCTTCGACCACCATCCCGGCGCCGGATTCCTGTCGATCGAGGCCGACACCGCGACCGCGACCACCCGCCCCGCCCTGGACGTGCTGTTCGCCGAGTTGGACCGGATGCGGACGCACCCGCCCACGGCCGACGAGATCGAGGCCGCGCGCGCCTACGCGCTGGGCTCGGCGGCGGTCCGGCTGGCCCCTGCCGTCAAGCTCGCGGGCGCGCTCGCCGGCCTCGCCGCCAAGGCCGTGGACCCCTTGCTGCTGCTCGGCTTCCCGCGCAGGCTGGCCGCCGTGACGCCGGAGTCGGTGGTCGAGGCGGCCGGGCGGTTCTTCGCGCCGGGCAGCTTCTCCGGCGTGGTGGCCGCCGACCCCGGGGAGCTGACGGGCCTGCGGTGA
- the lanL gene encoding class IV lanthionine synthetase LanL — MLEDVARAALRRSGGDREWRFRTDPPWTYAAPDGAATRPQGWKLHVAATPLSAPVVLARVARVLGRRGCPFKYAADLEELARLVARDQDRGSVGKFVTVYPPTDAEAAEIAEELHEATRGLPGAPILSDRVYRPGSLVHYRFGVFSAPSELDNDGSYASRLTAPDGTRVPDERNAWYSPPDWAECPFESGREPARTAPPQAVLLAGRFVVREAIRHGAKGGVFLAEDRESGRTVVIKQARPHLGAGLDGTDERDRLRHEARMLDVFGPLDVTARKVLLFEQDGNVFLAQEHIEGGALAGWEPDAGDRAGDLLGALRGLAELVGVVHEQGHVLRDLTPNNVIMTGDGGCRLIDLEMAAVPGTVVGRAFTPGYAAPEQVNAPTYAPAPGVAADLYAFGAIVLFAATGCQPPHLKDRPAGARSWDERVETTVRVAVSGDPLATALSPLMLGLLRERPDQRWDLPRVRDFLAALDPAAPGPAARHRLETADQDRLLHDGLAFTLRTMTPGTAERPSARLWPSTGFGLTADPCAVQYGSAGVIALWTALLDGDALAQDVRPALTDALREAAGWTARRLERERRPSPGLYFGRAGIAVALHDAGRLLDDEGLRSTGVELGLGLPVGWPNPDICHGAAGTGLALLHLWRATGDARFRDLADACADGLLKAARRTDEGGVSWPVPAGFDSKLAGADHYGFAHGVAGVAAYLLAAGTALGRGDCVETAVTAGETLLRAAERHGEGVWWAEGPSGGSKLPHWCNGSSGVGTFLVRLYAATGDRRFREAAHGAAMAVRDTRHASGTAACHGLAGDGQFLLDMAALLDEPAYHELAEDLAASLWARAVLRDGLLVVPDELGGEHVSVAWNTGLAGPLDFLHRLRHGGPRRWMAEQAGQA; from the coding sequence GTGCTCGAGGACGTCGCCCGCGCGGCGTTGCGCCGGTCGGGAGGCGACCGGGAGTGGCGGTTCAGGACCGACCCGCCCTGGACGTACGCGGCTCCCGACGGCGCCGCCACCCGGCCGCAGGGCTGGAAGCTGCACGTGGCGGCGACGCCGCTGTCGGCCCCCGTGGTCCTGGCCCGGGTGGCGCGGGTGCTCGGCCGGCGCGGCTGCCCCTTCAAGTACGCCGCCGACCTCGAGGAGCTGGCCCGGCTCGTCGCGCGTGACCAGGACCGGGGCTCGGTGGGCAAGTTCGTCACGGTCTATCCCCCCACGGACGCCGAAGCGGCCGAGATCGCCGAAGAGCTGCACGAGGCCACCCGCGGCCTGCCCGGCGCGCCGATACTCTCCGACCGCGTCTACCGGCCGGGCAGCCTGGTGCACTACCGCTTCGGCGTGTTCTCCGCGCCGAGCGAGCTGGACAACGACGGCTCGTACGCCTCCCGCCTGACCGCGCCCGACGGCACGCGGGTGCCCGACGAGCGCAACGCCTGGTACTCGCCGCCGGACTGGGCCGAGTGCCCGTTCGAGTCGGGCCGGGAGCCCGCGCGTACCGCGCCGCCGCAGGCGGTGCTGCTGGCCGGCAGGTTCGTGGTGCGCGAGGCCATCAGGCACGGCGCCAAGGGCGGGGTGTTCCTGGCCGAGGACCGCGAGAGCGGCCGCACGGTCGTGATCAAGCAGGCGCGCCCGCACCTGGGCGCGGGGCTCGACGGGACCGACGAGCGGGACCGGCTGCGCCACGAGGCGCGCATGCTGGACGTCTTCGGCCCGCTGGACGTCACCGCCCGCAAGGTGCTGCTGTTCGAGCAGGACGGCAACGTGTTCCTGGCGCAGGAGCACATCGAGGGCGGCGCGCTGGCCGGCTGGGAGCCGGACGCCGGCGACCGGGCCGGCGACCTGCTGGGCGCGCTGCGCGGCCTGGCCGAGCTGGTCGGCGTCGTGCACGAGCAGGGTCACGTGCTGCGCGACCTGACGCCCAACAACGTCATCATGACCGGGGACGGCGGCTGCCGGCTGATCGACCTGGAGATGGCCGCCGTGCCCGGCACGGTGGTCGGGCGGGCCTTCACGCCCGGGTACGCGGCCCCCGAGCAGGTGAACGCGCCGACGTACGCGCCCGCTCCCGGCGTGGCGGCCGACCTGTACGCCTTCGGGGCGATCGTCCTGTTCGCCGCCACGGGCTGCCAGCCGCCCCACCTGAAGGACCGGCCCGCCGGCGCGCGGTCCTGGGACGAGCGGGTGGAGACGACGGTACGGGTGGCGGTCTCGGGCGACCCCCTCGCCACCGCCCTGTCCCCGCTGATGCTGGGCCTGCTGCGGGAGCGCCCCGACCAGCGCTGGGACCTTCCCCGCGTGCGGGACTTCCTGGCCGCCCTGGACCCCGCCGCCCCGGGTCCCGCCGCGCGCCACCGCCTGGAGACGGCCGACCAGGACCGGCTGCTCCACGACGGCCTCGCCTTCACCCTGCGCACCATGACGCCCGGCACCGCCGAGCGCCCGTCCGCCCGCCTGTGGCCGAGCACGGGCTTCGGCCTGACCGCCGACCCGTGCGCCGTCCAGTACGGCTCCGCGGGCGTGATCGCCCTGTGGACGGCGCTGCTCGACGGGGACGCGCTCGCGCAGGACGTCCGGCCGGCACTGACCGACGCGCTGCGGGAGGCGGCGGGCTGGACCGCGCGGCGGCTGGAGCGGGAGCGGCGGCCGTCCCCCGGCCTGTACTTCGGCCGGGCCGGCATCGCCGTCGCCCTGCACGACGCGGGCCGCCTCCTCGACGACGAGGGCCTGCGCTCCACCGGGGTGGAACTGGGGCTCGGCCTGCCGGTCGGCTGGCCCAACCCCGACATCTGCCACGGCGCCGCCGGGACCGGCCTGGCCCTGCTGCACCTGTGGCGGGCCACCGGCGACGCGCGCTTCCGCGACCTGGCCGACGCGTGCGCGGACGGCCTGCTCAAGGCGGCGAGGCGTACCGACGAGGGCGGCGTGTCGTGGCCCGTCCCCGCCGGCTTCGACTCCAAGCTCGCCGGCGCCGACCACTACGGGTTCGCGCACGGTGTCGCGGGGGTGGCGGCGTACCTGCTGGCCGCGGGGACCGCGCTCGGCCGCGGCGACTGCGTGGAGACGGCCGTGACCGCGGGCGAGACGCTACTGCGCGCGGCCGAGCGCCACGGCGAAGGCGTCTGGTGGGCGGAGGGCCCGTCGGGCGGCTCGAAGCTGCCGCACTGGTGCAACGGCTCGTCGGGCGTCGGCACGTTCCTGGTCCGCCTGTACGCGGCCACCGGGGACCGGCGCTTCCGCGAGGCCGCGCACGGGGCCGCCATGGCCGTGCGCGACACCAGGCACGCCTCGGGCACGGCGGCCTGCCACGGGCTCGCGGGCGACGGGCAGTTCCTGCTGGACATGGCCGCCCTGCTCGACGAGCCCGCCTACCACGAGCTGGCCGAGGACCTGGCGGCGAGCCTGTGGGCGCGCGCCGTCCTGCGGGACGGGCTCCTGGTGGTGCCCGACGAGCTGGGGGGCGAGCACGTCTCCGTCGCCTGGAACACCGGCCTGGCCGGCCCGCTCGACTTCCTGCACCGCCTGCGTCACGGCGGCCCGCGCCGCTGGATGGCCGAGCAGGCCGGCCAGGCGTGA
- a CDS encoding alpha/beta hydrolase family protein — protein sequence MTTATSTPRATAHRLNFRFSPGGRYAACLVAGGSAMRPEVWDLTGAGPRPRAVRTGDGESATSVPLPTDEGDLFLCRSGPYGSRLTFAACQGRDTAEETELMAVRRGGLGLVPGTAGTPALVLELDGDGGTTVWRLPGGATPPERIAEVPHPIGATAWLDERGDRLALGAGVLDLALGTVTPLGLPEGEHLLMAAPRAGVLLTAVPHGSGYRLGVRTPGEPGPARLPERLNAVEGSVTPLALDPGGRFLALSLTRRARSHLLLHDLAADTSSEIELPPGILYPAACWPGDGLRLVHSAGDRPAGVVMIPDPSRPRVLAATGAPWSGWAAPRTRDYPAQDGVTEAVVYGDPAAAPGLVVALHGGPEAAWRLGFDPLFQRLAAEGIAVVAPNQRGSTGYGAAHREAVRGAWGGPDLADLLRLGRHLAAERAPGLPRPMLYGVSYGAYLALLAAAAEPDLWGRAVAVAPFLSGPLLYEDGSEQVRDLIDRLGGREDVHDDLGPRDLLRLAHRIRLPLLIVHGEHDPVIPVGHSRRLRERLRATGHPGAAYLEVPDAGHDPLSDLGGHAARERVLGFLDQGAAR from the coding sequence ATGACCACCGCGACGAGCACACCGCGCGCCACCGCGCACCGGCTCAACTTCCGCTTCTCCCCCGGCGGCCGGTACGCCGCCTGCCTGGTCGCGGGCGGCTCCGCGATGCGCCCCGAGGTGTGGGACCTGACCGGCGCCGGGCCGCGTCCCAGGGCGGTGCGGACCGGGGACGGCGAGAGCGCGACGAGCGTGCCCCTGCCCACCGACGAGGGCGATCTGTTCCTGTGCCGGTCGGGACCCTACGGCTCGCGGCTCACCTTCGCCGCCTGCCAGGGCCGCGACACGGCGGAGGAGACCGAGCTGATGGCCGTGCGCAGAGGCGGCCTCGGACTGGTGCCCGGCACGGCCGGGACCCCCGCCCTCGTCCTGGAGCTGGACGGCGACGGCGGCACCACCGTGTGGCGCCTGCCCGGCGGCGCCACGCCACCGGAGCGGATCGCCGAGGTGCCGCACCCGATCGGCGCGACGGCCTGGCTCGACGAGCGGGGGGACCGGCTCGCGCTGGGAGCCGGCGTCCTGGACCTGGCCCTCGGCACCGTCACCCCTCTCGGCCTGCCCGAGGGCGAGCACCTGCTCATGGCCGCTCCCCGCGCCGGGGTGCTGCTGACCGCCGTGCCCCACGGCAGCGGCTACCGGCTCGGCGTGCGCACGCCGGGCGAGCCGGGGCCGGCGCGGCTCCCCGAGCGGCTGAACGCCGTCGAGGGCAGCGTGACCCCGCTGGCGCTCGACCCCGGCGGCCGGTTCCTGGCCCTGTCGCTCACCCGCCGCGCCCGTTCCCACCTGCTGCTCCACGACCTCGCGGCCGACACCTCCAGCGAGATCGAGCTGCCGCCCGGCATCCTGTACCCGGCGGCCTGCTGGCCGGGCGACGGGCTGCGCCTGGTGCACAGCGCCGGGGACCGCCCGGCGGGCGTCGTCATGATCCCCGACCCGTCCAGGCCGCGCGTGCTCGCCGCGACCGGCGCCCCCTGGTCAGGGTGGGCGGCACCCCGTACGCGCGACTACCCCGCTCAGGACGGCGTCACGGAGGCCGTCGTGTACGGCGACCCCGCCGCCGCCCCCGGCCTGGTCGTGGCGTTGCACGGCGGGCCCGAGGCCGCCTGGCGGCTCGGCTTCGACCCGCTGTTCCAGCGGCTGGCCGCCGAGGGGATCGCGGTCGTGGCGCCCAACCAGCGCGGCAGCACCGGCTACGGCGCGGCGCACCGCGAGGCCGTCCGCGGCGCCTGGGGCGGCCCCGACCTGGCCGACCTCCTGCGCCTGGGCCGCCACCTCGCCGCGGAACGCGCCCCTGGCCTGCCCCGCCCCATGCTGTACGGCGTGAGCTACGGCGCCTACCTGGCGCTGCTGGCCGCGGCCGCCGAGCCGGACCTGTGGGGGCGCGCGGTGGCCGTCGCGCCGTTCCTGTCCGGCCCGCTGCTTTACGAGGACGGCTCCGAGCAGGTGCGCGACCTGATCGACCGGCTGGGCGGACGTGAGGACGTCCACGACGACCTCGGGCCGCGCGACCTGCTCAGGCTGGCCCACCGCATCCGCCTGCCGCTGCTCATCGTGCACGGCGAGCACGACCCGGTCATCCCGGTCGGCCACTCCCGCCGCCTGCGCGAGCGGCTGCGCGCGACCGGCCACCCCGGCGCGGCCTACCTGGAGGTGCCGGACGCCGGCCACGACCCCCTGTCCGACCTCGGCGGACACGCGGCCAGGGAGCGCGTGCTCGGCTTCCTCGACCAGGGCGCGGCCCGCTGA
- a CDS encoding ABC transporter ATP-binding protein — protein MRARTADPAAARVTRRDGDRLLAATARGVWASLLVTGAAVALSTAAALALPAALAAAVDGVVSGDSARAARLLALVLAAAVCAELVSGLAGAEATASATAALRLRLVSHLLRLDASRARRLPPGELVNRLVGNTGTVGRVPLTLLHAVTELISTTGGIVMLLVTDWRSGVAFVAGLPVVLVILRLFVTRLSGAYERYQGAQGRLSARLTETLAGIRTVRASGTEDREIARVLRPLAELSEAGHEVWRTQARSVWQVSLLLPLIEVLVLVVAGLGVTDGRLQPGQLLAVAGYAAMGVGFVEQVNAVLGVAEARVAARRIQEVLLLPPLVPGTRPLPPGPGALSLRGVTVVREGARLLDGVDLDLVPGSLTALVGPSGAGKTTLALLAGRLLDPDHGRVLLDGHDVAELAPRALSDAVAYAFERPVLLGGDLAAAIAYGRPELSLDQVRRAAWAAHVDDVVRRLPGGYRTPAASAPLSGGEFQRLGLARAMVRRARLTVLDDATSSLDTATEAQVTRALAEGMRGTTRLVVAHRAATAARADRVVWLDGGRVVAQGRHAELWRHPAYRALFAGGEG, from the coding sequence ATGCGGGCCCGGACCGCGGACCCCGCCGCGGCGCGGGTGACGCGGCGGGACGGTGACCGCCTGCTCGCCGCGACGGCACGCGGGGTCTGGGCGTCCCTGCTGGTGACCGGGGCGGCCGTCGCGCTCTCGACGGCGGCCGCCCTGGCCCTGCCCGCCGCCCTCGCGGCCGCCGTGGACGGCGTCGTGTCGGGCGACAGCGCGCGGGCCGCCCGGCTGCTCGCGCTCGTCCTGGCCGCCGCCGTCTGCGCCGAGCTGGTCAGCGGCCTCGCGGGCGCGGAGGCCACCGCGTCCGCGACGGCCGCGCTCCGCCTGCGCCTCGTCTCCCACCTGCTGCGGCTCGACGCCTCCCGCGCCCGCCGCCTCCCGCCGGGCGAGCTGGTCAACCGGCTGGTCGGCAACACGGGGACCGTCGGCCGCGTCCCGCTCACCCTGCTGCACGCCGTCACCGAGCTCATCAGCACGACCGGCGGCATCGTCATGCTCCTGGTGACCGACTGGCGCTCGGGCGTCGCCTTCGTGGCGGGGCTGCCCGTCGTGCTGGTCATCCTGCGGCTGTTCGTCACCCGCCTGTCCGGCGCGTACGAGCGCTACCAGGGCGCCCAGGGACGCCTGTCGGCACGCCTGACCGAGACCCTGGCCGGCATCCGGACGGTCCGCGCGTCCGGCACCGAGGACCGCGAGATCGCCCGGGTGCTGCGCCCGCTGGCCGAGCTCTCCGAGGCGGGCCACGAGGTGTGGCGGACCCAGGCGCGCAGCGTGTGGCAGGTCAGCCTGCTGCTGCCGCTGATCGAGGTGCTCGTGCTCGTCGTGGCGGGGCTCGGCGTCACCGACGGCCGTCTGCAACCGGGCCAGCTGCTGGCCGTGGCCGGCTACGCGGCGATGGGCGTGGGCTTCGTCGAGCAGGTCAACGCCGTCCTGGGCGTGGCGGAGGCCCGCGTGGCCGCCCGCCGGATCCAGGAGGTGCTCCTGCTGCCGCCGCTCGTGCCGGGCACCCGCCCGCTCCCGCCCGGGCCCGGCGCGTTGTCGCTGCGCGGCGTCACCGTCGTCCGGGAGGGCGCCCGCCTGCTGGACGGCGTCGACCTGGACCTCGTCCCCGGCTCGCTGACCGCCCTCGTCGGGCCCTCCGGCGCCGGCAAGACGACGCTCGCGCTGCTGGCCGGGCGGCTGCTCGACCCCGATCACGGCCGGGTCCTGCTCGACGGCCACGACGTCGCGGAGCTGGCGCCGCGGGCGCTGAGCGACGCGGTCGCCTACGCCTTCGAACGTCCCGTGCTGCTCGGCGGCGACCTCGCCGCCGCCATCGCCTACGGCCGGCCGGAGCTGAGCCTCGACCAGGTCCGCCGGGCCGCCTGGGCGGCGCACGTCGACGACGTCGTACGCCGGCTGCCCGGCGGTTACCGCACCCCGGCCGCGTCCGCCCCGCTGTCCGGCGGCGAGTTCCAGCGGCTCGGCCTGGCCCGCGCCATGGTGCGGCGCGCCCGGCTGACCGTGCTGGACGACGCCACCTCCAGCCTGGACACCGCGACCGAGGCCCAGGTGACCCGCGCGCTGGCCGAGGGCATGCGCGGCACCACCCGCCTGGTCGTCGCGCACCGCGCGGCCACCGCCGCCCGGGCCGACCGCGTGGTGTGGCTGGACGGCGGCCGGGTCGTCGCCCAGGGCAGGCACGCGGAGCTGTGGCGCCACCCGGCCTACCGGGCGCTCTTCGCGGGAGGCGAGGGATGA
- a CDS encoding ATP-binding cassette domain-containing protein, with product MSRRASRSGFGLLVALLRPRRRPLGFALVWTLVEAVPGLVSGLFVANAVDDGFLAGRPGTGLAWLGLLAAAMLAGTVATRLMFPHLAAVVEPLRDDLVRAVVTATVTRAARGESPDTAAVSRLTGQVETLRSLVSALLRTTNGLGISLVSALAGLLVLSPLAAAVVAGPVLVALAVFLLLLRVLLARQRGLVLADERLTAEATPILSGMRDVAACGAGEQAYAAVRAAVDAQAAATRALARAGAARRLIVSVGAHVPMLVLILAAAPLTRQGRLSAGEVVGAVTYLANGLQPALQSMTGILASWGVSLAVTLRRLAETVVPPPPEPSLAHACPPAGFELTARGLTFAYAPQATPVVQGLDLRIPEGEHLAVVGPSGIGKSTLSLLLTGLRRPTHGQLLFGGIPLDRVPERHLRSAVALVPQEAYVFAGTVRENLGYLCPPGVPDAWLHQAAERVGARALLDRLGGLDAEIGEPGALSAGERQLIALARTYASPARLVVLDEATCHLDPAAEARAETAFAARPGSLVVIAHRISSAVRARRVLLMDGGTARTGSHADLLARSRLYADLVGHWSNTPPPAAHPLATRRFP from the coding sequence ATGAGCCGCCGGGCCTCCCGCAGCGGGTTCGGGCTGCTGGTCGCGCTGCTGCGTCCCCGCAGGCGGCCGCTGGGCTTCGCGCTGGTCTGGACGCTCGTCGAGGCCGTGCCCGGGCTGGTGTCCGGGCTGTTCGTCGCCAACGCGGTCGACGACGGCTTCCTCGCCGGCCGGCCGGGCACCGGGCTGGCCTGGCTCGGCCTGCTCGCGGCCGCGATGCTGGCCGGGACCGTGGCCACGCGGCTGATGTTCCCGCACCTCGCCGCGGTGGTCGAGCCGCTGCGCGACGACCTCGTCCGCGCCGTCGTCACGGCCACGGTGACCCGCGCCGCGCGGGGCGAGAGCCCCGACACCGCCGCCGTCAGCCGGCTCACGGGGCAGGTCGAGACGCTGCGCAGCCTGGTGTCCGCGCTGCTGCGCACCACCAACGGCCTGGGCATCTCGCTGGTCAGCGCGCTGGCCGGGCTGCTGGTGCTCTCGCCCCTGGCCGCGGCCGTCGTCGCGGGGCCCGTGCTCGTGGCGCTCGCGGTGTTCCTCCTGCTGCTGCGGGTGCTGCTGGCCCGTCAGCGCGGGCTCGTCCTGGCCGACGAGAGGCTGACGGCGGAGGCGACGCCGATCCTGTCGGGCATGCGGGACGTCGCCGCCTGCGGGGCCGGCGAGCAGGCGTACGCGGCCGTGCGGGCCGCGGTGGACGCCCAGGCCGCCGCCACCCGCGCGCTGGCCAGGGCCGGCGCGGCCCGGCGCCTGATCGTCAGCGTCGGCGCGCACGTGCCGATGCTCGTCCTGATCCTCGCCGCCGCGCCGCTGACCAGGCAGGGGCGGCTCAGCGCGGGCGAGGTGGTGGGCGCCGTGACGTACCTGGCGAACGGCCTGCAGCCGGCCCTGCAGTCGATGACCGGCATCCTGGCGAGCTGGGGCGTGTCCCTCGCGGTCACCCTGCGCCGGCTGGCCGAGACCGTCGTGCCGCCGCCCCCCGAGCCGTCGCTCGCGCACGCCTGCCCGCCCGCCGGGTTCGAGCTGACGGCGAGGGGGCTGACCTTCGCCTACGCGCCCCAGGCCACGCCCGTCGTGCAGGGGCTCGACCTGCGGATCCCCGAAGGGGAGCACCTGGCCGTGGTCGGCCCGAGCGGCATCGGCAAGTCGACGCTCTCCCTGCTGCTCACCGGGCTGCGCCGGCCCACCCACGGGCAGCTCCTGTTCGGCGGGATCCCCCTGGACAGGGTGCCCGAGCGCCACCTGCGCTCGGCGGTGGCGCTCGTGCCGCAGGAGGCGTACGTCTTCGCGGGCACCGTCAGGGAGAACCTGGGCTACCTGTGCCCGCCCGGCGTCCCGGACGCCTGGCTGCACCAGGCGGCCGAGCGGGTCGGCGCGCGGGCGCTGCTGGACCGGCTCGGCGGGCTCGACGCCGAGATCGGCGAGCCGGGCGCGCTGTCGGCGGGCGAGCGGCAGCTCATCGCCCTGGCCAGGACGTACGCGTCCCCGGCCCGCCTGGTCGTCCTCGACGAGGCGACCTGCCATCTCGACCCGGCCGCGGAGGCGCGGGCGGAGACCGCGTTCGCCGCCCGCCCGGGCTCGCTCGTCGTCATCGCCCACCGCATCAGCTCCGCCGTCCGGGCCCGGCGGGTGCTGCTGATGGACGGCGGCACCGCCCGCACCGGGAGCCACGCCGACCTGCTGGCCCGCTCCCGGTTGTACGCCGACCTGGTCGGCCACTGGTCGAACACGCCGCCGCCCGCCGCCCACCCCCTCGCGACAAGGAGGTTCCCATGA